In Acidimicrobiia bacterium, one DNA window encodes the following:
- a CDS encoding TlyA family RNA methyltransferase yields the protein MSRRRLDSELVRRGLVSSRARATEAIAAGHVLVAGAPAMSPARQVSPAEPIAVQGPSPQFVSRGGDKLTHALDVFAVDVAGRRCLDAGASTGGFTDCLLQRGAAAVYAVDVGRGQLAWTMREDPRVRVLERTNVRNLDPADIDGAVPVTVADLSFISLVTVAAALARCTTADGDLVLLLKPQFEAGRSKVGRHGVVTDPSVHEDVLITVTTRLTDHGIVAVDVIESPLRGADGNREFLLHGRRDGSLIGTDALSALARSS from the coding sequence GTGTCTCGCCGCCGCCTCGACTCCGAACTCGTGCGGCGCGGTCTCGTCTCCAGTCGTGCGCGAGCGACGGAAGCGATCGCCGCTGGTCATGTCCTCGTCGCTGGCGCGCCCGCAATGAGCCCGGCTCGACAGGTGAGCCCGGCGGAGCCGATCGCCGTTCAAGGCCCGAGTCCTCAGTTCGTGTCGCGAGGCGGCGACAAGCTGACACACGCGCTCGACGTGTTCGCGGTCGACGTGGCGGGGCGGCGGTGCCTCGACGCCGGCGCGTCGACCGGTGGATTCACCGATTGCCTGCTTCAGCGCGGTGCCGCTGCGGTCTACGCCGTCGACGTCGGGCGCGGTCAGCTCGCATGGACGATGCGTGAAGACCCCCGCGTGCGCGTGTTGGAGCGCACCAACGTGCGCAACCTGGATCCGGCCGACATCGACGGCGCAGTGCCCGTCACGGTGGCCGACCTCTCGTTCATCTCGCTCGTCACCGTGGCCGCGGCCCTGGCGCGCTGCACGACAGCCGATGGCGACCTGGTGCTGCTGCTCAAGCCACAGTTCGAGGCGGGTCGATCGAAGGTCGGGCGACACGGCGTGGTCACCGACCCGAGCGTGCACGAAGATGTCCTCATCACCGTCACGACCCGGTTGACTGACCATGGGATCGTCGCGGTTGACGTGATCGAGTCGCCCTTGCGGGGCGCCGACGGAAATCGCGAGTTCCTGCTACATGGCCGGCGCGACGGCTCGCTCATCGGCACCGACGCCTTGAGCGCACTTGCGAGGAGCTCATGA
- a CDS encoding NAD(+)/NADH kinase, giving the protein MSGQRVAVVGLVPHRDRPIAHEVARRAAYWLAARGIEVRVEADDAAACGLDECAIDIGAFTRGLDLVVSLGGDGTMLRSVDLVYEIGAAVLGVNVGQMGYLAEVEPTDLEDALARVLAGDFEIDERMVLEVVVSSASPAAGRWWALNEAVIEKTRTGRLVRLEVAINGAFFTTYAADGVIVATPTGSTAYSFSARGPIVSPRHRCLLLTPVSPHMLFDRSLVLDADEELRFTIVDQRNVVITLDGKELGELDSGDTVTCTAGPKPARMVTFGPRDFHQILKAKFGLADR; this is encoded by the coding sequence ATGAGCGGTCAACGCGTTGCGGTGGTGGGGCTCGTTCCCCATCGGGACCGCCCGATCGCCCACGAGGTGGCCCGTCGTGCGGCGTATTGGCTCGCGGCGCGGGGGATCGAAGTGCGCGTGGAGGCTGACGACGCAGCGGCGTGCGGACTCGACGAGTGCGCGATCGACATCGGCGCGTTCACCCGCGGGCTCGATCTGGTGGTCTCGTTGGGTGGTGACGGGACGATGTTGCGATCGGTCGACCTCGTGTACGAGATCGGTGCGGCTGTCCTCGGCGTCAACGTGGGACAGATGGGCTACCTCGCCGAGGTCGAGCCCACGGATCTGGAAGACGCGCTCGCTCGAGTGCTCGCGGGCGACTTCGAGATCGACGAGCGCATGGTGCTCGAGGTGGTCGTCAGCTCGGCATCACCGGCAGCCGGGCGATGGTGGGCGCTCAACGAGGCCGTGATCGAGAAGACCAGAACCGGTCGGCTCGTTCGGCTCGAGGTGGCGATCAACGGTGCCTTCTTCACGACGTATGCGGCTGACGGCGTCATCGTCGCCACGCCAACCGGGTCGACGGCCTACTCGTTCTCGGCCCGCGGACCGATCGTGTCGCCGCGACACCGTTGCCTGCTTCTCACCCCGGTGTCACCACACATGCTCTTCGATCGATCCCTCGTCCTCGATGCCGACGAGGAGCTGCGCTTCACCATCGTCGATCAACGCAACGTCGTCATCACGCTCGATGGCAAGGAGCTGGGCGAGCTGGACTCGGGTGACACCGTGACATGCACCGCTGGCCCGAAACCCGCGCGGATGGTCACCTTCGGTCCCCGCGACTTCCATCAGATCCTGAAGGCCAAGTTCGGCCTCGCGGACCGGTAG
- the recN gene encoding DNA repair protein RecN, producing MLRELHVTDLGIVDDVTLLVNPGSTAITGETGAGKTLLVEAIELLLGARADTSLVRQGASEARVEGRFETHDGREVVLARVLPEDGRTRAYVDGRLATVTELAEVGSTLVDLHGQNAHQSLLAPSVQRRALDRFAGEPALAAVAELRAARNDVRQAEIELAALGGDERARARELDLLRFQIDEIESAAVTDQGEEVTLEAEEALLADAVAHREALSDAFGAIEGPALDGVGRAVAAIDDRAPFTDLAGRLRSVQAELADLERELRLASDVVNEDPARLEQVRARRQRLRELCRKYGETLTDVITYAADTHQRLDELEGFEARAAEFEAQRYAANERSQTAALDLSNERRRAAAPLADAVTAHLRELAMPAAQLEVLIAPGPLTDDGADDVTFLLAPNPGEPPKPLAKAASGGELSRAMLALRLVLSEAPPTLVFDEVDAGIGGEAGIAVGRLLADLGTRHQVLCVTHLAQVAAFADAQVVVEKREEAGRTVADATPVEAEERVNELSRMLAGVGESTHARSHVAELLERAADRRAEVSH from the coding sequence ATGCTCCGCGAGCTCCACGTGACCGACCTCGGCATCGTCGACGACGTGACCCTCCTCGTGAACCCCGGGTCCACGGCGATCACCGGTGAGACGGGCGCGGGGAAGACGTTGCTGGTCGAGGCGATCGAGCTCCTGCTGGGAGCGCGCGCCGACACGAGCCTGGTGCGTCAGGGAGCCAGCGAAGCTCGCGTCGAGGGACGCTTCGAGACCCACGACGGACGCGAGGTCGTCTTGGCGCGCGTGCTCCCCGAAGATGGCCGTACACGCGCATACGTCGACGGCAGACTGGCGACCGTCACCGAGCTGGCGGAGGTCGGCAGCACGCTGGTCGATCTGCACGGGCAGAACGCTCATCAGTCGCTGCTGGCGCCATCGGTGCAACGACGCGCGCTGGATCGGTTCGCCGGCGAGCCGGCTCTGGCCGCGGTGGCAGAGCTTCGGGCCGCGCGCAACGACGTGCGCCAAGCAGAGATCGAGCTCGCTGCGCTCGGTGGCGACGAGCGGGCGAGAGCGCGCGAGCTGGATCTCCTGCGATTCCAGATCGACGAGATCGAGAGCGCGGCCGTCACCGATCAAGGCGAAGAGGTCACGCTGGAAGCCGAGGAGGCGCTGCTTGCCGATGCGGTCGCCCACCGGGAGGCGCTCAGCGACGCCTTCGGCGCCATCGAAGGACCAGCGCTCGACGGCGTGGGCCGGGCGGTTGCCGCGATCGACGACCGGGCCCCGTTCACCGACCTCGCGGGGCGCCTGCGTTCCGTGCAAGCGGAGCTCGCCGATCTCGAGCGCGAGCTGCGCCTCGCAAGTGACGTGGTCAACGAGGATCCGGCCCGTCTCGAGCAGGTTCGCGCCCGCCGCCAGCGACTGCGTGAGCTGTGTCGGAAGTACGGCGAGACGCTCACCGATGTCATCACGTACGCCGCAGACACTCACCAACGGCTGGACGAGCTCGAAGGCTTCGAAGCCCGCGCCGCGGAGTTCGAGGCCCAGCGCTACGCCGCGAACGAACGCTCGCAGACGGCCGCGCTCGATCTGTCCAATGAGCGTCGACGCGCGGCTGCTCCACTTGCAGATGCGGTGACCGCACATCTACGGGAGCTCGCGATGCCGGCCGCGCAGCTCGAAGTGCTGATCGCACCCGGGCCGCTGACCGATGACGGCGCGGACGACGTGACGTTCCTGCTGGCACCGAATCCTGGCGAACCGCCGAAACCGCTCGCAAAGGCCGCGTCGGGCGGCGAGCTGTCACGCGCGATGCTTGCCCTGCGTCTCGTGCTCTCCGAAGCGCCGCCCACATTGGTGTTCGATGAGGTCGATGCCGGTATCGGTGGCGAAGCCGGGATCGCCGTGGGCCGGCTGCTCGCCGACCTCGGCACCCGCCATCAGGTGCTGTGCGTGACGCACCTGGCCCAGGTTGCCGCCTTCGCGGACGCCCAGGTCGTCGTCGAGAAGCGTGAGGAGGCTGGGCGCACCGTGGCCGATGCCACACCGGTCGAAGCCGAGGAACGCGTGAACGAGCTGTCACGCATGCTCGCCGGGGTCGGCGAGTCCACCCACGCGCGCAGCCACGTCGCCGAGCTGCTCGAGCGGGCGGCCGACCGACGCGCCGAGGTCTCACATTGA
- the steA gene encoding putative cytokinetic ring protein SteA codes for MVGPARVDRRTKDLVKRLEPGDIAVIDHRDLDRVAADGLVAGGAAAVINAVPSISGRYPNLGPRRLIEAGIPLIDDAGSDLMHRVREGETLRVDGREIWRGTVLLATGTVREGDEVEAAMEDARSSIGIELERFAVNTLEYVQQEARLTFEPLNLPPIVTPCKGRHALVVVRGHDYKSDLAHLRSYIREFRPVLIGVDGGADALLEIGLKPEIIVGDFDSVSREALNTAKDLVHHVHPDGRAPGRETLLDWGVRYHEFVAEGTSEDVAMLLAYEAGAQLIVAVGTHASMVEFLDKGRRGMASTFLTRLRLGPALVDAKGVSSLYEQRVRRLDWFLLVGSALVVMMVVVAVSKPIHTLLDGFWLTLRDLWFSITG; via the coding sequence GTGGTCGGGCCGGCGCGTGTCGATCGGCGCACCAAGGATCTCGTGAAGCGACTGGAGCCCGGCGACATCGCCGTCATCGATCACCGCGACCTGGATCGCGTCGCGGCCGATGGTCTCGTGGCCGGTGGTGCCGCCGCAGTGATCAACGCCGTGCCGTCGATCTCGGGCCGGTATCCCAACCTCGGACCCCGGCGCCTCATCGAGGCCGGCATCCCCCTCATCGACGACGCGGGCTCCGACTTGATGCATCGAGTCCGGGAGGGGGAGACGCTCCGCGTGGACGGACGCGAGATCTGGCGCGGCACGGTCCTGCTCGCGACCGGCACGGTCCGTGAAGGCGACGAGGTCGAGGCCGCCATGGAGGACGCCCGCTCGTCGATCGGGATCGAGCTGGAGCGATTCGCGGTCAACACGCTCGAGTACGTCCAACAAGAAGCTCGACTCACCTTCGAGCCACTCAACCTGCCGCCGATCGTCACGCCCTGCAAGGGGCGACACGCGCTCGTCGTCGTGCGCGGCCACGATTACAAGAGCGATCTCGCCCACCTGCGGTCCTACATCCGCGAGTTCCGCCCGGTGCTCATCGGCGTCGACGGTGGCGCCGACGCGCTGTTGGAGATCGGGCTCAAGCCCGAGATCATCGTGGGCGACTTCGACTCGGTGTCACGCGAGGCGCTGAACACGGCGAAGGACCTCGTGCACCACGTGCACCCTGACGGTCGCGCACCTGGACGCGAGACGCTCCTCGACTGGGGCGTCCGCTACCACGAGTTCGTGGCCGAGGGCACGAGTGAGGACGTCGCGATGCTCCTTGCGTACGAGGCAGGCGCGCAGCTCATCGTCGCGGTCGGCACTCACGCGTCGATGGTGGAGTTCCTCGACAAGGGCCGCAGGGGCATGGCGTCGACGTTCCTCACCCGCCTGCGCCTCGGCCCCGCGCTCGTCGACGCGAAGGGTGTGAGCAGCCTCTACGAGCAGCGCGTGCGTCGCCTCGACTGGTTCCTCCTGGTCGGCTCGGCTCTGGTCGTGATGATGGTCGTGGTGGCGGTGTCGAAGCCGATCCACACGCTGCTCGACGGCTTCTGGTTGACGCTCCGCGACCTCTGGTTCTCGATCACGGGATAA
- a CDS encoding copper transporter, producing MINFRFHLVSLVAVFLALAVGVVMGYGVLGQPTVETLEDRINTVEAKAEATRLENGALKAGVEQLEETLDALEPFTVTDRLADASVLVVAVRGVDPETMQGITELARRAGASAPGILWIEAPWTLAEAEDRGALAAAIEVDSARRSAIRERGWQALIERLNQGPGLASDLLSTLTDAGFVSFEGVDGNVALGDVGGLGTQVLLVVGTDGVVQGRHVLVPAAQAAVEAGLPITAAEVYGAIEGGPERGSLVGLVRKDEALAADVPTVDDVDLPSGSAVALLALADLARGTVGHYGVGQGSTAAVPEWWQP from the coding sequence GTGATCAACTTTCGCTTCCACCTCGTGTCGCTCGTCGCGGTGTTCCTCGCGCTCGCGGTCGGTGTCGTCATGGGGTATGGCGTACTCGGCCAACCGACCGTCGAGACCCTCGAGGACCGAATCAACACGGTCGAGGCCAAGGCAGAGGCGACGCGGCTGGAGAACGGCGCGCTCAAAGCCGGGGTCGAGCAGCTCGAGGAAACCCTCGATGCGCTCGAGCCGTTCACCGTCACTGACCGCCTCGCCGATGCGAGCGTGCTCGTCGTGGCTGTTCGCGGTGTCGACCCCGAGACGATGCAAGGAATCACGGAGCTGGCGCGACGTGCCGGCGCAAGTGCTCCGGGGATCCTCTGGATCGAGGCGCCATGGACGCTGGCCGAGGCCGAAGATCGTGGGGCATTGGCCGCCGCGATCGAGGTCGACTCCGCGCGGCGGTCCGCGATCCGAGAGCGAGGATGGCAGGCGCTGATCGAACGGCTGAACCAGGGACCGGGGCTCGCGTCGGACCTGCTGAGCACGCTGACCGACGCGGGCTTCGTCTCCTTCGAGGGCGTCGACGGGAACGTCGCCCTCGGAGACGTGGGTGGCCTCGGGACCCAGGTCCTCCTCGTCGTCGGCACGGACGGGGTCGTCCAAGGCCGTCATGTGCTCGTCCCCGCGGCCCAGGCCGCAGTCGAGGCCGGCCTGCCGATCACCGCTGCCGAGGTGTACGGCGCGATCGAAGGTGGTCCGGAGCGTGGGTCCCTCGTGGGACTCGTCCGCAAGGACGAGGCCCTTGCCGCGGACGTGCCCACGGTCGATGACGTCGATCTCCCCTCGGGGTCTGCGGTGGCCCTGCTCGCGCTCGCCGACCTCGCTCGCGGCACGGTGGGTCACTACGGAGTTGGCCAGGGCTCGACCGCAGCGGTGCCAGAGTGGTGGCAACCGTGA
- a CDS encoding CTP synthase, whose protein sequence is MAKHIFVTGGVASSLGKGLTASSLGRLLKCRGLRVTMQKLDPYINVDPGTMNPFQHGEVFVTDDGGETDLDLGHYERFVDVPLSKKSNATTGSIYQEVLAKERRGAYLGQTVQVIPHITDEIKERILRLADDDVDVVITEIGGTVGDIEILPFLEAIRQFRKDVGRDNVFYVHVTLVPFIGPSGEQKTKPTQHSVTELRGRGIQPDAIVCRSDRPIHARLKEKISQLCDVPEEGIVSAVDAPHLYEIPLVLHDEGLDTYVCRVLRLEDHEADLEDWRALVRRVQAADQRVRIGLVGKYVNLPDAYLSVVEALRHGGYACGARVEIDWIASDDAEGLLAEGRLRELDGIVIPGGFGFRGIEGKIAAAGYAREQAIPYLGLCLGMQCAVIEFARNVCGLTDANSSEFNPRTLHPVIDLMDEQRDVVELGGTMRLGLYPARLEPGSIVHAAYGEDLVYERHRHRYEVNNRYRSRFEEAGLVCSGTSPDGRLVEFIELSVDQHPFFVSTQAHPEFQSRPDRPHPLFAAFVRAAAERADGRAPRLPIETPTVSHDMVPPVRS, encoded by the coding sequence GTGGCGAAACACATCTTTGTCACCGGCGGGGTGGCATCCAGCCTCGGGAAGGGCCTCACTGCATCTTCGCTCGGACGACTGCTGAAGTGCCGGGGCCTGCGGGTCACGATGCAAAAGCTGGACCCGTACATCAACGTCGATCCCGGCACGATGAACCCCTTCCAGCACGGCGAGGTGTTCGTCACCGACGACGGTGGTGAGACCGACCTCGATCTCGGGCACTACGAGCGCTTCGTCGACGTGCCGCTGTCGAAGAAGTCGAACGCGACGACCGGCTCCATCTATCAGGAAGTGCTCGCCAAGGAGCGGCGTGGGGCGTACCTCGGCCAGACCGTGCAGGTCATCCCTCACATCACCGACGAGATCAAGGAGCGCATCCTCCGTCTCGCCGACGACGACGTGGACGTGGTGATCACCGAGATCGGTGGAACCGTCGGCGACATCGAGATCCTTCCTTTCCTCGAAGCCATCCGGCAGTTCCGTAAGGACGTCGGTCGCGACAACGTCTTTTACGTGCACGTCACGCTCGTTCCGTTCATCGGACCCTCGGGGGAGCAAAAGACCAAGCCCACGCAGCACTCGGTGACCGAGCTGCGAGGTCGGGGCATCCAGCCCGACGCGATCGTCTGCCGATCCGACCGACCGATCCACGCCCGGCTCAAGGAGAAGATCTCCCAGCTCTGCGACGTGCCCGAGGAAGGCATCGTCTCGGCGGTTGACGCCCCGCACCTCTACGAGATCCCGCTGGTCTTGCACGACGAAGGCCTCGACACGTACGTGTGCCGCGTCCTGCGCCTCGAAGACCACGAGGCCGACCTCGAGGATTGGCGTGCACTCGTCCGACGGGTGCAGGCCGCCGACCAGCGAGTTCGCATCGGTCTCGTCGGCAAGTACGTGAACCTCCCCGACGCATATCTCTCGGTGGTCGAAGCGCTTCGTCATGGCGGCTATGCGTGCGGTGCCCGGGTCGAGATCGACTGGATCGCGTCCGATGACGCCGAGGGACTCCTCGCGGAAGGACGACTGCGTGAGCTCGACGGGATCGTGATCCCCGGCGGGTTCGGCTTCCGGGGCATCGAGGGCAAGATCGCCGCCGCGGGATACGCACGCGAACAGGCAATCCCGTACCTCGGCCTGTGCCTCGGCATGCAGTGCGCAGTGATCGAGTTCGCCCGCAATGTCTGCGGTCTCACCGATGCCAACTCGAGCGAGTTCAACCCGCGCACGCTGCACCCGGTGATCGACCTGATGGACGAGCAGCGCGACGTCGTGGAGCTCGGCGGAACGATGCGCCTCGGCCTGTACCCGGCGCGGCTCGAACCGGGCTCGATCGTGCATGCCGCCTACGGCGAGGATCTCGTATACGAGCGTCATCGGCATCGGTACGAGGTGAACAACCGGTACCGCTCGCGCTTCGAGGAAGCGGGGCTCGTGTGCTCAGGCACTTCACCCGACGGACGCCTGGTCGAATTCATCGAGCTGTCCGTCGACCAGCACCCATTCTTCGTGTCGACCCAGGCGCATCCCGAGTTCCAGAGCCGGCCCGATCGCCCGCACCCCTTGTTTGCTGCGTTCGTGCGCGCCGCCGCCGAGCGCGCCGATGGGCGGGCACCGCGGCTGCCCATCGAGACACCCACCGTGAGTCACGACATGGTGCCGCCCGTCCGATCGTGA
- a CDS encoding NUDIX hydrolase, producing the protein MTQFRVVESTARADVGYLQIEDLQIEGPGPTRFERAVVRHPGAAVIVAVEADRKHTLLVRQWRAALESELLEVPAGKLDVVGEPPAAAARRELEEETGHRAGRLVKLGEFLNSPGFCDERSHLYCALDLEPIDGTHAATDEEAAMTIERIALSAVDDLIAAGDIVDAKTIIGLLFTRRYLAGEIAGTEA; encoded by the coding sequence GTGACGCAGTTCCGCGTCGTCGAGTCGACGGCGCGCGCCGACGTCGGATACCTCCAGATCGAGGATCTCCAGATCGAAGGACCCGGCCCGACGCGATTCGAACGAGCTGTGGTGCGTCACCCTGGCGCGGCAGTTATCGTCGCCGTCGAGGCGGATAGGAAGCACACGTTGCTCGTACGCCAGTGGCGCGCGGCACTCGAGTCCGAGCTGCTCGAGGTCCCTGCGGGCAAGCTCGACGTCGTGGGCGAGCCACCTGCGGCGGCGGCCCGCCGTGAGCTCGAAGAAGAGACCGGCCACAGAGCGGGGCGGCTCGTGAAGCTCGGCGAGTTCCTCAACTCACCCGGCTTCTGCGACGAGCGCAGTCACCTGTATTGCGCGCTCGACCTCGAACCCATCGACGGAACGCACGCGGCGACCGATGAGGAAGCGGCGATGACCATCGAGCGCATCGCACTGTCGGCGGTCGACGATCTCATCGCGGCCGGCGACATCGTGGACGCCAAGACGATCATCGGTCTGTTGTTCACGCGGCGCTATCTCGCGGGCGAGATTGCCGGCACCGAGGCGTGA
- the xerD gene encoding site-specific tyrosine recombinase XerD, with protein MAAITEADRLTELLAEHATWLAVERGLRPNTLAAYHRDLSIYAAYLRDHGVHDAAVVKERTVDEYVTWLRATRDDDGQPRWSASSIARLLVAVRSFHRFCVDEGLTRDDPAQDVRAPKVPAGIPKALTEPEVEALLDAVIVDAPTGSRDRAILETLYAAGLRISELVGLDRNDLDLEDGLVRVFGKGGKERVVPIGRPARTALADYLTRGRPELARSGRAALGAQDAVFLNARGGRLTRQGCWGIVRAAATRVGLADRISPHVLRHSCATHLLDHGADLRVVQEVLGHASLSTTQVYTKVTAERLRAVYDTAHPRSRS; from the coding sequence ATGGCGGCGATCACCGAGGCCGACCGACTCACTGAGCTGCTCGCAGAGCACGCGACGTGGCTGGCCGTCGAACGCGGCCTGCGCCCGAACACGCTCGCGGCCTACCACCGCGACCTCTCGATCTACGCGGCCTACCTGCGCGATCACGGTGTTCACGATGCTGCAGTGGTCAAGGAGCGGACCGTGGACGAGTACGTCACCTGGCTGCGCGCCACTCGAGACGACGACGGCCAGCCGCGCTGGTCGGCGTCGTCGATCGCGCGGTTGCTCGTCGCGGTGCGATCGTTCCACCGGTTCTGTGTCGATGAGGGACTTACCCGCGACGACCCGGCGCAAGACGTCCGGGCGCCGAAGGTCCCGGCCGGGATCCCCAAGGCGCTCACCGAACCCGAGGTAGAGGCGCTCCTGGACGCGGTGATCGTCGATGCGCCGACCGGATCGCGGGATCGGGCGATCCTCGAGACGCTGTATGCCGCCGGCCTGCGCATCAGCGAGCTGGTGGGACTGGATCGCAACGACCTCGACCTCGAAGACGGCCTGGTCCGCGTGTTCGGGAAAGGCGGCAAAGAACGCGTCGTGCCGATCGGTCGGCCCGCTCGAACCGCACTCGCGGACTACCTCACGCGGGGACGACCCGAGCTCGCACGATCCGGACGCGCCGCACTCGGCGCCCAGGACGCGGTGTTCCTCAACGCGCGGGGTGGTCGCCTCACTCGCCAAGGATGCTGGGGGATCGTGCGAGCCGCCGCGACAAGGGTCGGGCTCGCGGACAGGATCTCGCCGCACGTGCTGCGACACTCGTGCGCCACCCACCTGCTCGACCACGGCGCTGATCTGCGCGTGGTGCAGGAGGTGCTCGGCCACGCCAGCCTGTCGACAACCCAGGTGTACACGAAGGTCACCGCTGAGCGCCTCAGGGCCGTCTACGACACCGCCCACCCCCGATCCCGTTCGTAG
- a CDS encoding TraR/DksA C4-type zinc finger protein, whose protein sequence is MPEATQAVLRVQLEEERDRLRIKLGELGLGDNGSLTFDGGFADSSQVTAERSEIEALTGSLSETLHDIEDALNKMDEGTYGRCESCGGDIGEARLEAMPAARLCIRCASKSR, encoded by the coding sequence ATGCCCGAAGCCACCCAAGCGGTGTTGCGCGTCCAGCTCGAGGAAGAGCGCGATCGGCTTCGAATCAAGCTCGGTGAGCTCGGCCTCGGAGACAACGGCTCGCTGACCTTCGACGGGGGCTTCGCCGACTCCAGCCAGGTGACCGCGGAGCGGTCGGAGATCGAAGCGCTCACCGGGTCGCTCTCGGAGACGCTCCACGACATCGAGGACGCTCTCAACAAGATGGACGAGGGCACGTACGGACGATGCGAGTCCTGCGGCGGCGACATCGGCGAGGCGCGGCTCGAGGCGATGCCCGCTGCTCGTCTGTGCATCCGCTGCGCGTCAAAGTCCCGCTGA
- a CDS encoding site-2 protease family protein, producing MPLGDAAILFGCLVTAVIFHEVSHGVVALWFGDDTAKRAGRLTLNPVPHVDPFGSILLPAMGALAGLPILGYAKPVPVNPARLRRPRRDLVYVSLAGPTTNFLLMAIAALGARWRHSAGYELSGSFDDLHGDVLLKVLLFFATVNLLLGLFNFLPIPPLDGSALIERVLPEDWLPAWYRFRPYGLIVLIVLVFSTNIIGHIAEPFFDLLDGFIFR from the coding sequence GTGCCCCTCGGCGACGCGGCCATCCTGTTCGGATGTCTCGTCACGGCCGTGATCTTTCACGAGGTCAGCCACGGCGTCGTTGCATTGTGGTTCGGTGACGACACCGCCAAGCGCGCCGGTCGCCTCACGCTGAACCCCGTTCCCCATGTCGACCCGTTCGGGTCGATTCTGCTACCGGCCATGGGTGCACTCGCCGGACTTCCGATCCTCGGGTACGCGAAGCCTGTTCCGGTGAACCCGGCGCGCCTGCGCCGTCCGCGCCGGGACCTCGTCTACGTCAGCCTCGCCGGCCCGACGACGAACTTCTTGTTGATGGCCATAGCAGCGCTCGGCGCGAGGTGGAGACACTCCGCGGGCTACGAGCTCTCCGGTTCGTTCGATGACCTGCATGGGGACGTGCTCCTGAAGGTCCTCTTGTTCTTTGCGACGGTGAACCTGTTGCTCGGGTTGTTCAACTTCCTCCCGATCCCTCCGCTCGACGGGTCCGCGCTCATCGAGCGGGTGCTCCCGGAGGATTGGCTCCCGGCGTGGTACCGATTCCGCCCGTACGGGCTCATCGTCCTCATCGTGCTGGTGTTCTCGACCAACATCATCGGGCACATCGCCGAACCGTTCTTCGACCTTCTCGACGGGTTCATCTTCCGGTGA
- the trpS gene encoding tryptophan--tRNA ligase — protein MVRVFSGIQPTGELHLGNFLGAIRHWVAQQAEHDAIYCVVDLHAMTVPYDPPTLADRTWRTAAMLLAAGIDPSKCTLFVQSHVPAHTELTWVLNCVATFGEVGRMIQFKEKGGGQESVSVGLFDYPVLMAADILAYDTDQVPVGDDQRQHLELARDIAIRFNHRFGDTLVVPEATIPPVGARVMDLQNPSAKMSKSSDSPQGTIPLLDDGKAIAKRIKSAVTDSDTSVRYSPEDKPGVSNLLEILAATTGRTIPDVAAEFVGGGYGPLKSAVADAVVDFLKPLQERYAALEADPQHVTAQLVIGAEKAEAMSAAVLERVRRATGLLPRA, from the coding sequence ATGGTCAGGGTGTTCTCGGGCATCCAGCCCACCGGTGAGCTGCATCTCGGCAACTTCCTCGGCGCGATTCGCCACTGGGTCGCGCAACAGGCCGAGCACGACGCCATCTACTGCGTGGTCGACCTGCACGCGATGACGGTCCCCTACGACCCACCGACGCTGGCCGACCGAACCTGGCGCACTGCGGCCATGCTCCTCGCGGCAGGAATCGACCCGAGCAAGTGCACGCTGTTCGTCCAGAGCCACGTGCCCGCGCACACCGAGCTCACGTGGGTCCTGAACTGTGTCGCGACGTTCGGCGAAGTCGGGCGCATGATCCAGTTCAAGGAAAAGGGCGGCGGACAGGAGTCGGTGAGCGTCGGGCTGTTCGACTACCCGGTCCTGATGGCCGCGGACATCCTCGCCTATGACACGGACCAGGTTCCGGTGGGCGATGACCAACGTCAGCACCTGGAGCTGGCGCGGGACATCGCGATCCGCTTCAACCACCGGTTCGGAGACACGCTCGTCGTGCCCGAGGCGACCATCCCGCCGGTCGGCGCGCGCGTGATGGATCTCCAGAACCCGTCCGCGAAGATGTCGAAGTCGTCCGATTCGCCTCAGGGCACGATCCCGTTGCTCGACGACGGGAAGGCGATCGCCAAGCGCATCAAGAGCGCGGTCACCGACTCCGATACCAGCGTGCGGTACTCCCCCGAAGACAAGCCCGGTGTGTCGAACCTGCTCGAGATCCTCGCCGCGACCACGGGGCGGACCATTCCAGACGTCGCGGCGGAGTTCGTCGGTGGCGGGTACGGACCGTTGAAGAGCGCGGTTGCCGACGCGGTGGTGGACTTCCTCAAGCCCCTGCAAGAGCGCTACGCCGCGCTCGAGGCCGACCCGCAGCACGTGACCGCGCAGCTCGTGATCGGTGCGGAGAAGGCCGAAGCGATGTCGGCCGCAGTGCTCGAGCGCGTCCGACGTGCGACCGGACTCCTCCCCCGAGCCTGA